A genomic stretch from Flavobacterium humidisoli includes:
- a CDS encoding GNAT family N-acetyltransferase: MVTIKEITSKETYAVRQPVLRKGKPIESCVFEGDDLESTHHFGLFEGENLIGIISLFNKINTIFAAQNQAQIRGMAVLETHQKKGFGEALVRHFETYCNENQVDIIWFNARTAAVGFYQKMNYQPLGEAFDIKDVGEHYLMFKKL; encoded by the coding sequence ATGGTCACAATTAAAGAAATTACGTCAAAAGAAACTTATGCTGTTCGCCAACCTGTATTGAGAAAAGGAAAACCTATCGAAAGTTGCGTGTTTGAAGGTGATGATTTAGAGTCTACTCATCATTTTGGTTTATTTGAAGGCGAAAATTTAATAGGAATTATTTCCTTATTTAATAAAATCAACACTATATTTGCCGCACAAAATCAAGCGCAAATTCGCGGAATGGCTGTTTTAGAGACCCATCAAAAAAAGGGGTTTGGAGAGGCTTTGGTAAGACATTTCGAAACCTATTGCAATGAAAATCAAGTTGATATAATTTGGTTCAATGCAAGAACAGCCGCTGTAGGCTTTTATCAAAAAATGAATTACCAGCCACTAGGCGAAGCGTTTGATATTAAAGATGTTGGCGAACATTATTTAATGTTTAAAAAATTATAA
- a CDS encoding L,D-transpeptidase family protein: MKKIYSLVVICILVGCKKERPELTPIVKKKVPAIILTDERKVEIDTATINVFKSETLKQFYIASENQTVWGNLKKRAFVLSQLEKSEELGLDPEDYKISQLKKFESKVTSLSNKDLAAYDILLTYNFEKYLNHIYKGKLDPKKLYTNWDLDAKEFDVNSVLIKGFNKNKLDSVVENIQPKTQIYKELLKALEIINTFPDDNVKTIESADKIVLNDTNPALINIKKRLLYWNDMSGKDSLTKIYNQKTFEAVKRFQERHGLASDGVIGTGTIRALNYSKESRKKQIIANLERWRWYPSELAENYFIINIPDYSLNVVENQDTTLVRNVVVGTSKRRTPIITSFLKTVVFNPTWTVPPTILKEDVVPAMKRNRNYLANKNITIYDTSGKVVSPMAWNENKPNNYRYVQSPGSDNSLGLMKILFPNHHSVYLHDTNHRGIFGRNNRSLSSGCVRVENPLELAQHILDVDGNWPQDRIDTIIASKTTMSFKITKKYALYQWYWTAWSKKNQLIFRADIYDLDSDLYEQLRN; the protein is encoded by the coding sequence ATGAAAAAAATCTACTCTTTAGTAGTAATATGTATTCTTGTGGGCTGCAAAAAAGAGCGCCCAGAACTCACACCTATTGTCAAAAAAAAGGTGCCAGCAATCATACTTACTGATGAGAGAAAAGTTGAAATAGATACTGCAACGATAAACGTTTTTAAAAGTGAAACGTTGAAACAATTTTACATCGCATCTGAAAATCAAACGGTGTGGGGAAATCTTAAAAAGAGAGCTTTTGTTTTATCACAATTAGAAAAATCTGAAGAACTAGGCTTAGATCCAGAAGATTACAAAATATCTCAGCTGAAAAAATTTGAAAGCAAAGTGACATCGCTTAGCAATAAAGATTTGGCCGCTTATGACATTTTACTGACTTATAATTTTGAGAAATATCTCAATCATATTTATAAAGGAAAGCTCGATCCTAAAAAATTATATACCAATTGGGATTTGGACGCCAAGGAATTTGATGTAAATTCTGTTTTAATTAAAGGATTCAACAAAAACAAATTGGACAGCGTTGTTGAAAACATTCAGCCTAAAACACAAATTTACAAAGAGTTGCTAAAAGCACTTGAGATTATAAATACTTTTCCAGATGACAATGTAAAAACGATTGAATCTGCTGATAAAATTGTTTTAAACGATACCAATCCTGCTTTAATAAACATTAAAAAAAGACTTTTGTATTGGAACGATATGTCAGGAAAAGACAGTCTTACAAAGATTTACAATCAAAAAACTTTTGAAGCCGTTAAAAGATTTCAAGAAAGACATGGCTTAGCTTCTGACGGCGTTATCGGAACAGGAACTATTCGCGCTTTAAACTATTCTAAAGAAAGTAGAAAAAAACAGATCATTGCCAATTTGGAGCGCTGGAGATGGTATCCGTCAGAATTGGCTGAAAATTATTTTATCATTAATATTCCCGATTACAGCTTAAATGTTGTTGAAAATCAGGACACCACTTTGGTTCGAAATGTTGTTGTAGGAACTAGCAAAAGAAGAACTCCTATTATCACATCTTTCTTAAAAACAGTTGTTTTTAATCCTACTTGGACTGTTCCGCCAACAATTTTAAAAGAAGATGTCGTTCCAGCAATGAAAAGAAACCGAAATTATCTGGCCAATAAAAACATAACGATTTATGATACTTCCGGAAAGGTAGTTTCTCCAATGGCATGGAACGAAAACAAACCTAACAATTATCGATACGTACAAAGTCCTGGCTCTGATAATTCGTTGGGATTAATGAAAATTTTATTTCCAAACCATCACAGTGTTTATCTGCATGATACCAATCACCGCGGAATTTTTGGACGTAATAATCGTTCTCTAAGCTCTGGATGTGTACGTGTTGAAAACCCACTAGAACTTGCTCAGCATATTTTAGACGTTGACGGAAACTGGCCTCAAGACAGAATCGACACAATTATTGCAAGTAAGACAACTATGAGTTTTAAGATTACCAAAAAATATGCTTTATACCAATGGTATTGGACCGCATGGAGCAAAAAAAATCAGCTCATTTTCAGAGCTGATATTTATGATTTAGATTCGGATTTATATGAGCAATTAAGAAATTAG